The Saccharomycodes ludwigii strain NBRC 1722 chromosome II, whole genome shotgun sequence genome window below encodes:
- the BPT1 gene encoding ATP-binding cassette bilirubin transporter BPT1 (similar to Saccharomyces cerevisiae YLL015W | BPT1 | Bile Pigment Transporter), producing the protein MLEYADSCLKDNCQFGFKPYPSNNVNALNPCFLSLASVLIAILLSIIVLLQFIELFKIKKVPPNFKYKKNHVLKYFSTSYIIHISNVALYGILVVVQYALFINNEGQAEYTKIIPPITKLSLLSNIIFIVCFSIPSQLVQYFKTSAAISGNLFYFMFSACLNLFQFSQRWFHLSDKDMYNVLPGPIAGYLELGLFIVSTLCLVYLTAHYEPSKVLLDYYKEKGIYPPVNFFQSITFTWMNPLITDVYKKGKIEDPYNMPLPPCNLSARECTERLRARWEQELWDNKDNNDKKSSIVKAILKTFGGTIACAIVYEMLQDILSVIEPLVLRTFIKSFTQEYREQYPLLNSLFIVLTLFGIKIISTCLSNQFYITIFEAGLGIRSSLMCMVYQKGLKLSVDAREQKSSGDILNLASVDVLKIQRFFETSQGIFGTPIQLVGVLLSLYSLVGRAVFGGLVVMIIMAPINSYLSKKLEGLYRKNMEYKDTRTKLITEILNSIKSIKLYAWETPMLKKLFHVRNDLELENFKKVSVLDSFILFAWNMVPIMVSTSTFLLYAYLYNIPLTPDIVFPALSLFDLLGDCIYIIPNVITDIIETKVSIERLRDFLLLDEIDDSYVEVCDPSEDLPALEIQNCTFLWGSIKTNQSKKTQDNYDEEAETTALKVALKNIDNFKVVPGELTCIVGRVGAGKTTLLKAILGELPCTNGSNPSLPPKMIIRGTSIAFCPQQPWVMNSSVKDNIIFGHRYEEKFYKLTLKACQLLPDLEILPDGDQTMVGEKGISLSGGQKARLVLARAVYSRSDIYLLDDVLSAVDAEVSSNIIQQVLSRETGILKNKTIILATNAIKVLRHAQNIYALNNGEIVENGTYSEIMRADSRNSPLKKLIQEFASVEQDGPNISEQKQEAVEEQRKNEQELAFERANDNIVLDDNGVFQEINDLSVTKTAARSIDGGSIYSLDTRRPSMASFKRPTVLLDHEHDNRKTKQDVEKKEVGKVKKSVYLVYIKACGYVGVFFFFVFLVSSNLFNIVEKLWLKYWSEKNEKTHSNEHLIKYASIYMGICITDAAFSVLKSIVMMFFCSINASKYLHDTMAKSVLSSPMTFFETTPVGRIINRFTADIGSVDSGLHFIFSFLFRSILNYCFTVIVIGSVLPWFIVFNFVILLFYFYYQVYYIVLSRDLKRLMSNSFSPIMSLLSETLMGHMVINAYKHLDRFSFLNYENIQFNINCVFNFRSTNRWLSVRLQSIGAFIVLITGLLCLSSGSINKKNISSGTVGLLMSFALQISNSLMWIIRMTVQVETNIVCVERIKEYCELKPEAEAIIENSRPPKNWPDKGEIVFEDYTTKYRENLDPSLKKVSVQIKPREKVGIVGRTGAGKSTLTLALFRLLEATEGRIMVDGIDISKIGLADLRSRLSIIPQDAQAFEGTVRYNLDPFDEYTDSEVLKALELSHLKAHIVDIVKNNSNSGDYEQQGSASQNIYERFSDTELLACKIGVNGDNLSVGQKQLLCLSRALLNHSKVLVLDEATAAVDMQTDKIIQETIRSEFQERTILTIAHRLDTVMDSDRIMVLDKGEVKEFDTPANLLARKDSLFYALCEKGGYVTNRH; encoded by the coding sequence tttgtttattaataacGAAGGACAAGCTGAATACACAAAAATAATCCCACCCATTAcaaaattatcattattatcaaatattattttcattgtttGCTTCTCTATTCCTTCCCAACTAGtccaatattttaaaacatcaGCGGCCATTTCCGGTAATCTATTCTACTTTATGTTTTCTGCTTGTctaaatttatttcaattttcaCAACGATGGTTTCATTTGTCTGATAAAGATATGTACAACGTATTGCCTGGTCCTATCGCTGGGTATCTAGAACTCGGTTTGTTTATTGTTTCCACTTTGTGTTTGGTTTATTTAACAGCGCATTATGAACCTTCTAAGGTGTTGTTAGATTATTATAAGGAAAAGGGGATATATCCACCtgtaaattttttccagTCCATCACTTTTACCTGGATGAATCCGTTAATTACAGACGTATATAAAAAGGGGAAAATTGAAGATCCGTATAATATGCCTCTTCCACCTTGTAATTTAAGTGCCCGTGAATGCACTGAAAGACTAAGAGCCCGTTGGGAGCAAGAATTATGGGACAATAAAGATAACAACGATAAAAAGAGTTCAATAGTGAAGGCTATTCTGAAAACCTTTGGTGGTACCATTGCCTGTGCTATTGTATACGAAATGCTACAGGATATTTTGAGTGTTATTGAACCTTTAGTTCTAAGGACCTTTATCAAGTCCTTTACTCAAGAATATAGAGAGCAATATCCCTTGTTAAATAGTTTGTTTATTGTCCTTACTTTGTTTGGtatcaaaataattagCACCTGTCTATCCaatcaattttatattaccATTTTTGAAGCAGGTTTGGGTATCAGGAGTTCTTTGATGTGCATGGTGTATCAAAAGGGGCTAAAACTAAGTGTCGATGCAAGAGAACAAAAATCATCCGgcgatattttaaatttggcATCTGTTGACGTTTTGAAGATCCaaagattttttgaaaCGTCCCAGGGTATATTTGGAACTCCAATTCAATTAGTTGGTGTGTTACTTTCATTATATTCTTTGGTTGGGCGTGCCGTTTTTGGCGGGCTTGTTGTTATGATCATCATGGCGCCAATAAATTCATACTTATCAAAGAAATTGGAAGGGTTGTACCGCAAAAATATGGAATACAAAGATACAAGAACCAAATTGATTACAGAGATTTTAAATTCCATCAAATCGATCAAGTTGTATGCATGGGAAACACCaatgttgaaaaaattatttcatGTGCGTAATGATTtagaattggaaaatttcaaaaaagttAGCGTTCTAGACAGTTTCATCTTATTTGCTTGGAACATGGTCCCCATCATGGTTTCTACATCcacttttttgttatatgcTTATTTGTATAATATTCCGCTAACACCAGACATTGTTTTTCCGGCCTTGAGTCTATTTGATTTGTTGGGCGattgtatttatattattccAAATGTTATCACCGATATCATTGAGACCAAAGTTTCTATCGAAAGATTGAGggattttttgttattggaTGAGATCGATGATTCATACGTGGAAGTGTGTGATCCAAGTGAAGATCTGCCTGCTTTGGAAATACAAAATTGTACATTTTTGTGGGGCTCTATCAAAACTAATCAGAGCAAGAAAACCCAGGATAATTATGACGAAGAGGCTGAAACAACTGCCTTGAAGGTCGCCTTGAAAAACATAGATAATTTCAAAGTTGTCCCTGGAGAATTGACATGTATTGTTGGTAGAGTAGGTGCGGGCAAAACAACCTTGCTAAAGGCTATTTTGGGAGAACTTCCTTGTACAAATGGTTCTAATCCAAGTCTACCGCCCAAGATGATTATAAGGGGGACTTCTATTGCCTTTTGTCCTCAGCAGCCGTGGGTTATGAATTCTAGTGTTAAAgataatatcatttttggGCATCGATATGAAGAAAAGTTCTACAAACTTACTTTAAAAGCTTGTCAGCTTTTACCTGATTTAGAGATTTTACCAGATGGAGATCAGACTATGGTTGGCGAAAAGGGTATCTCCTTGAGTGGCGGTCAAAAGGCACGGTTGGTTTTAGCCAGAGCTGTTTATAGTAGGTCTGACATATATTTGTTGGATGATGTCTTGAGTGCTGTGGATGCTGAGGTTTCaagtaatattattcaGCAAGTTTTGAGTAGAGAAACtggtattttaaaaaacaagacGATAATATTGGCCACTAATGCAATCAAAGTTTTGCGACATGCACAAAACATTTATGCCTTAAATAATGGAGAAATTGTGGAAAATGGAACTTATTCTGAGATTATGAGGGCTGATTCCAGGAATTCGCccttgaaaaaattgatacAGGAATTTGCGTCAGTGGAACAGGATGGCCCTAATATTAGCGAACAAAAACAGGAAGCGGTTGAAGAACAACGAAAAAATGAGCAAGAGCTGGCTTTTGAAAGAgccaatgataatattgttCTCGACGATAATGGTGTTTTTCAAGaaataaatgatttatCTGTCACTAAAACCGCAGCTAGAAGTATTGATGGGGGGTCAATTTATAGTTTGGATACCAGAAGACCATCAATGGCTAGTTTTAAGCGACCAACTGTATTGTTGGACCATGAGCATGATAATAGAAAGACCAAGCAGGAcgtagaaaaaaaagaggttGGGAAGGTGAAAAAATCTGTTTATTTAGTGTATATCAAAGCTTGTGGGTACGTTggtgttttctttttttttgtgtttttgGTTTCTTCTAATCTTTTCAATATTGTAGAAAAACTTTGGTTGAAGTATTGGTCCgaaaaaaacgaaaaaacaCATTCAAATGAACATTTGATAAAGTACGCCAGTATCTATATGGGCATTTGTATTACAGATGCAGCATTTTCTGTTTTGAAGAGCATTGTTATGATGTTTTTCTGTTCTATCAATGCGTCCAAATATTTGCATGATACTATGGCGAAATCAGTCTTGAGCAGCCCGATGACATTTTTTGAAACTACACCTGTGGGCCGTATCATTAACAGGTTTACAGCTGATATTGGTTCTGTTGATTCTGGCTtgcattttattttcagttttctttttagatcaattttgaattattgTTTCACCGTTATTGTTATCGGCTCGGTTTTGCCATGgtttattgttttcaattttgtgattttgctattttatttttactatcAGGTTTACTACATTGTTTTAAGTAGAGATTTGAAAAGATTAATGAGCAATTCATTTTCACCAATCATGTCTCTATTGAGCGAAACTTTAATGGGACATATGGTCATTAATGCCTACAAACATTTGGATAGGTTTAGTTTCTTAAACTACGAAAATATACAATTTAATATCAATTGCGTTTTCAATTTCAGATCCACCAATAGATGGTTATCGGTTCGTTTGCAAAGTATTGGTgcttttattgttttaattaCCGGGCTATTGTGTTTGTCTAGTGGTTcgataaacaaaaagaatattaGTTCGGGTACTGTTGGTTTATTGATGAGTTTTGCTTTGCAGATTTCGAATTCATTGATGTGGATTATTAGAATGACAGTCCAAGTGGAAACTAACATTGTCTGTGTGGAAAGAATCAAAGAATATTGTGAATTGAAACCGGAGGCGGAAGCTATCATTGAAAATAGTAGACCCCCTAAGAATTGGCCAGATAAAGGTGAGATTGTATTTGAAGATTATACCACTAAATATAGGGAAAACTTGGATCCTTCGTTGAAGAAAGTAAGTGTTCAAATCAAGCCTCGGGAGAAGGTCGGCATTGTTGGTAGGACAGGCGCTGGGAAGTCAACCTTAACGTTGGCTTTGTTCAGGTTGCTAGAGGCCACCGAAGGCAGGATTATGGTTGATGGAATTGACATTTCCAAGATAGGGTTAGCTGATTTGAGAAGCAGGCTATCTATTATTCCACAAGATGCACAAGCCTTTGAAGGTACTGTCAGATATAATTTAGATCCATTTGATGAATATACTGATTCTGAGGTGCTTAAAGCGTTGGAGTTATCGCATTTAAAAGCACatattgttgatattgtgaaaaataattcaaatagTGGTGACTATGAGCAACAAGGTTCTGCATCGCAGAATATTTATGAAAGGTTTAGTGATACTGAATTGTTGGCTTGCAAGATCGGAGTTAATGGTGACAATTTATCTGTAGGTCAAAAACAGTTATTGTGTTTATCTAGGGCTTTATTGAATCATTCTAAAGTTTTGGTTTTGGATGAAGCTACTGCTGCAGTTGATATGCAAACCgataaaattattcaagAAACTATTAGAAGCGAATTTCAAGAAAGAACTATTTTAACAATTGCACATAGACTAGATACAGTTATGGACAGTGATAGGATTATGGTGTTAGATAAGGGTGAAGTTAAAGAATTTGATACACCAGCTAATCTGCTAGCCAGAAAagattctttattttatgcTTTGTGTGAAAAAGGTGGATATGTGACAAATCGCCATTGA
- the MET17 gene encoding bifunctional cysteine synthase/O-acetylhomoserine aminocarboxypropyltransferase MET17 (similar to Saccharomyces cerevisiae YLR303W | MET17 | METhionine requiring), whose product MSEEKRVKRTTHFETLQLHAGQDPDNDAHRPRAVPIYATSSYCFNDSKHGAQLFGLEVPGYIYSRIMNPTTDVFEKRIASLEGGLAAVATSSGQAAQSLAIFALAGAGDNIISTSFLYGGTYNQFKVTFKRLGIETRFVEGDDPKNFEKLFDEKTKAVYLESIGNPKYNVPDFESIVAVAHKHGIPVVVDNTCGAGGYFCQPFKHGADIICHSATKMINGMGNTIGGIIVDSGRFPWKDYPEKFPQFSKPSEGYHGMIFNDTFGPAAYIAHVRTEWLRDIGPTLNPFGSFLMIQGLQTLSLRASNQAANALKLARFFEKSPYVAWVSYPGLESHSHHANAKKYLTNGFGTILSFGVKEIPNFDKSIEESDPFKASGPQVVDSLEMIADVANIGDSKTLAIAPYFTTHQQLSHEEKLASGVTKDLIRVSVGGEHIDDIIYDFEQAFAKVFGNAVPN is encoded by the coding sequence ATGtctgaagaaaaaagagtaaAGAGAACTACCCACTTTGAAACTTTGCAATTGCACGCTGGCCAAGATCCAGATAATGATGCCCACAGACCAAGAGCTGTTCCAATCTATGCCACCTCTTCCTACTGTTTCAATGACTCCAAGCACGGCGCCCAATTGTTTGGTTTGGAAGTTCCAGGTTACATCTACTCTCGTATTATGAATCCAACTACAGATGTTTTCGAGAAAAGAATTGCTTCCCTAGAAGGTGGTTTGGCTGCGGTTGCCACTTCTTCCGGTCAAGCCGCCCAAAGTTTAGCCATTTTTGCATTGGCTGGTGCTGgtgataatattatctCCACTTCTTTCTTATACGGTGGTACCTATAACCAATTCAAGGTTACCTTTAAAAGATTGGGTATTGAAACTAGATTTGTTGAAGGTGACGACCcaaaaaactttgaaaaactttttgatgaaaaaacaaaagctGTGTATTTGGAATCCATTGGCAATCCAAAATACAATGTTCCGGATTTTGAAAgtattgttgctgttgctcATAAACACGGTATCCCAGTTGTGGTTGACAATACTTGTGGTGCAGGTGGTTACTTCTGTCAACCTTTTAAACATGGTGCCGATATTATCTGTCATTCTGCTACAAAAATGATTAATGGTATGGGTAACACCATCGGTGGTATTATCGTCGACAGCGGTAGATTCCCATGGAAAGACTATCCAGAGAAGTTCCCTCAATTCAGTAAACCATCTGAAGGTTACCATGGTATGATTTTCAATGATACATTTGGTCCAGCCGCTTATATTGCCCATGTCAGAACTGAATGGTTAAGAGATATTGGTCCAACTTTAAATCCATTTGGATCTTTCTTAATGATACAGGGCTTGCAAACTTTGTCTTTAAGAGCCAGCAACCAGGCAGCAAACGCTTTAAAATTGGCCAGGTTTTTCGAAAAATCTCCATACGTTGCTTGGGTTTCTTATCCAGGTTTGGAATCTCACTCTCACCATGCTAATGCCAAAAAATACTTGACAAATGGTTTTGGTACCATCTTATCCTTCGGTGTTAAAGAAATTCCAAACTTTGATAAATCTATCGAAGAAAGTGATCCATTTAAGGCTTCTGGCCCTCAAGTTGTAGACAGCTTGGAAATGATTGCCGATGTTGCCAATATTGGTGACTCCAAAACATTGGCTATTGCTCCATATTTCACTACTCATCAACAATTATCCCACGAAGAAAAATTGGCTTCCGGTGTTACAAAAGATTTGATTCGTGTGTCTGTTGGTGGTGAACACAttgatgatattatttacGACTTTGAACAAGCTTTCGCTAAAGTGTTTGGTAATGCTGTTCCAAATTAA